The Streptomyces sp. NBC_00670 genome window below encodes:
- a CDS encoding MarR family winged helix-turn-helix transcriptional regulator: MDMRDAPPDEPHGATEDLVVAVEQVLRHVRQSATAGGLGIAASSLLGRLSREGPLRLTELARAEGVSQPNATQLVTRMERAELVRRTADRSDGRGVLVAVTDAGLRVFAQRRAERARALDELMAELTPPEQRAAEVALTALARVIRDRRRERG, from the coding sequence ATGGACATGCGTGACGCGCCTCCCGACGAACCCCACGGAGCGACGGAGGATCTCGTCGTCGCCGTGGAGCAGGTGCTCCGGCACGTGCGGCAGAGCGCCACCGCCGGGGGGCTCGGCATCGCCGCGTCCTCGCTGCTCGGGCGGCTCAGCCGCGAAGGGCCCCTGCGGCTCACCGAGTTGGCCCGGGCCGAAGGCGTCTCGCAGCCCAACGCGACCCAGCTCGTCACCCGCATGGAGCGGGCGGAGCTGGTGCGCCGCACCGCCGACCGCAGCGACGGGCGCGGGGTGCTCGTCGCGGTCACCGACGCCGGGCTGCGGGTCTTCGCGCAGCGCCGCGCCGAGCGTGCGAGGGCGCTGGACGAACTCATGGCCGAACTGACCCCACCCGAGCAGCGGGCGGCCGAGGTCGCGCTCACCGCCCTGGCGCGGGTGATCCGCGACCGGCGTCGGGAACGGGGGTGA
- a CDS encoding EF-hand domain-containing protein: MRTEAIQRVRLVFTLFDADGNGVLEADDFDLMAKRVVAAVPEADAARRDAMVAAFRTFWQTLADELDTNHDNKVDFEEFKAVVLAPERFSAAVGQFAEALTAVSDPNGDGMVERPTFMAVMTAIGFSEPNIQSLFDALEPAGTDQASVPAWVEAIKEYYDPEAAGIADHLVAQPAG, encoded by the coding sequence ATGCGGACGGAAGCGATCCAGCGGGTCCGGCTCGTGTTCACGCTGTTCGACGCCGACGGCAACGGAGTCCTCGAGGCCGACGACTTCGACCTGATGGCCAAGAGGGTGGTGGCGGCGGTGCCCGAGGCGGACGCGGCGAGGCGTGACGCGATGGTGGCCGCTTTCCGGACGTTCTGGCAGACCCTGGCCGACGAGTTGGACACCAACCACGACAACAAGGTCGACTTCGAGGAGTTCAAGGCGGTCGTCCTGGCTCCGGAACGCTTCTCCGCGGCGGTCGGGCAGTTCGCCGAGGCCCTCACGGCCGTCTCGGACCCCAACGGCGACGGGATGGTCGAGCGGCCGACCTTCATGGCGGTCATGACGGCGATCGGCTTCTCCGAGCCGAACATCCAGTCCCTGTTCGACGCCCTGGAGCCGGCCGGCACCGACCAGGCATCGGTGCCGGCCTGGGTCGAGGCCATCAAGGAGTACTACGACCCCGAGGCGGCGGGCATCGCTGACCACCTGGTCGCGCAGCCGGCGGGCTGA
- a CDS encoding glycine cleavage T C-terminal barrel domain-containing protein, with translation MAYVDEPAVSRMGTGGDGMSNESRTWTDPNFSSVDQSDRTVPVNLRQTGRPDIELLISTRARKSPYWHLAVEAGCRRAEVYNRMYLPRGYGSPEEGGSAAEYEALTRRVTLWDIAAARQIRVRGSEATAFVDYVVTRDVTRLASMRAAYVVLCDPDGRMVNDPLLLKISPTEYWFSISDSDLSLWLKGVNAGKGFDVRIEELDVSPVQLQGAEANRLMADLIGDAAAEMPAFGLAEAEIAGIPVLVSRTGFSGEAGYEVYLKNASLHAERMWEAILRAGEKYGLTVTGPIQPHRITSGILAWGQDVDNEMVPFQVGLASHIPRNKASDYIGREALEKMRADIAAGNHPYRLTMVGLRMEGEPIADYLSDFWLVAPSPDAEPVGFVTSASYAPKLRTNVALARLPVDLAVPGTQVHVFVPGTDTDTDTGSTSRSVPAVVSAFPIE, from the coding sequence GTGGCGTACGTCGATGAACCGGCGGTGAGTCGGATGGGCACGGGAGGGGACGGTATGTCGAACGAGTCTCGCACATGGACGGATCCGAATTTCTCGTCGGTGGACCAGTCGGACCGCACGGTTCCTGTGAATTTACGCCAGACAGGGCGCCCGGACATCGAACTCCTGATATCCACGCGCGCGCGGAAGTCGCCGTATTGGCACCTGGCCGTCGAGGCGGGATGCCGGCGCGCGGAGGTCTACAACCGAATGTATCTGCCCCGGGGTTACGGCTCCCCGGAGGAGGGCGGCTCCGCGGCCGAGTACGAGGCGCTGACGCGACGAGTGACGTTGTGGGACATCGCGGCCGCACGGCAGATCCGAGTGCGGGGAAGCGAGGCCACCGCATTCGTCGACTACGTCGTGACGAGGGACGTCACACGGCTGGCGTCCATGCGGGCCGCGTACGTCGTGCTGTGCGATCCCGACGGACGGATGGTCAACGATCCGCTGCTGCTGAAGATCTCGCCCACCGAATACTGGTTCAGCATCTCCGACTCGGATCTGTCGCTGTGGCTGAAGGGGGTGAACGCCGGGAAGGGATTCGACGTCCGGATCGAGGAGCTCGACGTGTCGCCCGTCCAGCTCCAGGGAGCGGAGGCGAACAGGCTGATGGCCGACCTCATCGGTGACGCCGCCGCCGAGATGCCCGCGTTCGGGCTGGCGGAGGCCGAGATCGCCGGCATTCCGGTACTCGTCTCGCGGACCGGATTCTCCGGCGAGGCCGGATACGAGGTCTATCTGAAGAATGCGAGCCTGCACGCGGAGCGGATGTGGGAGGCGATCCTCCGCGCGGGAGAGAAATACGGGCTGACGGTGACCGGCCCCATCCAGCCCCACCGGATCACGTCGGGGATACTCGCCTGGGGTCAGGACGTCGACAACGAGATGGTCCCTTTCCAGGTCGGGCTGGCGTCCCACATTCCCCGCAACAAGGCGTCGGACTACATCGGCCGCGAAGCCCTCGAAAAGATGCGGGCCGACATCGCCGCCGGAAACCATCCGTACAGACTGACCATGGTCGGACTGAGGATGGAAGGTGAGCCGATCGCGGATTATCTGTCGGACTTCTGGCTCGTCGCGCCCTCCCCGGACGCGGAGCCGGTGGGCTTCGTGACGTCCGCCTCCTACGCCCCGAAACTCCGGACGAACGTCGCCCTGGCCCGTCTGCCGGTCGACCTCGCGGTACCGGGAACGCAGGTGCACGTGTTCGTGCCGGGCACGGACACGGACACGGACACCGGCTCGACGAGCAGGAGTGTCCCGGCGGTGGTCTCGGCCTTTCCCATCGAGTGA
- a CDS encoding SAM-dependent methyltransferase — MWATAVGVARVRALETERVNALFRDPLARAFAVAGGLWPSSPAPADDEAGRRRRTAVAFSIVIRTKFLDDLLRQASASGVRQVVLLGAGMDSRAFRMDWPEGTRLFEIDTAAPLDFKASVLRQERAVARCERITVATDLRADWPAALAAAGHDPAAPTAWIAEGLLIYLPEDAVEALLTRIGARSAAGSRMGLTLGSRGVIERFGADAVPGSAASLWVSEMPEDPVGWLAGHGWEAESHTLRERAAAYGRPIGTPARGEEGPGGLISAVRKQRATSRRPSPGHP, encoded by the coding sequence GTGTGGGCCACGGCCGTGGGGGTGGCCAGGGTGCGGGCGCTGGAGACGGAGCGGGTGAACGCGCTGTTCCGTGACCCACTGGCCCGGGCCTTCGCCGTCGCCGGTGGCCTGTGGCCCTCCTCGCCGGCACCGGCCGACGACGAGGCCGGGCGACGCCGTCGGACGGCAGTGGCGTTCTCCATCGTCATCAGGACGAAGTTCCTCGACGACCTGCTGCGGCAGGCATCCGCGTCCGGAGTCCGGCAGGTCGTGCTGCTCGGCGCCGGCATGGACAGCCGGGCCTTCCGGATGGACTGGCCCGAGGGCACCCGGCTCTTCGAGATCGACACCGCCGCCCCACTGGACTTCAAGGCCTCGGTGCTGCGTCAGGAGCGGGCCGTCGCGCGCTGTGAGCGGATCACCGTCGCGACGGATCTGCGGGCGGACTGGCCGGCCGCGCTGGCCGCCGCGGGGCACGACCCGGCCGCGCCCACCGCGTGGATCGCCGAAGGGCTGCTGATCTATCTGCCCGAGGACGCGGTGGAGGCGCTGCTGACCCGGATCGGCGCGCGCTCGGCTGCGGGCAGCCGGATGGGGCTCACGCTGGGCTCGCGCGGCGTGATCGAGCGCTTCGGCGCGGACGCCGTGCCGGGATCGGCGGCGTCCCTGTGGGTGTCGGAGATGCCCGAGGACCCGGTGGGCTGGCTGGCCGGGCACGGCTGGGAGGCCGAAAGCCACACGCTGCGCGAGCGCGCCGCCGCCTACGGCCGCCCGATCGGCACACCGGCGCGGGGCGAGGAAGGGCCCGGAGGGCTGATCTCGGCGGTCCGGAAGCAGCGCGCCACCTCACGCCGTCCCTCTCCCGGACATCCGTGA
- a CDS encoding cytochrome P450 family protein gives MSETTALGAGGIDPVELFDDPYAVYGRLREEGPVHRITGTDGLPAWLVTRYDDVRQALADRRLSLDKSHGTPGGYRGMALPPALDANLLNMDPPDHTRIRRLVSQAFTPRRIERLRDPVRRIADRLLDARRGDEEFDLIAAYAAPLPIAVICDLLGIPEDSRPDFRDWTDALVAPDPTRPARARDAVGRLLAFFTGLLADRRRSPGDDLLSALIAVRDEEDRLSEDELMSLAFLILVAGYENTVHLIGNAVAALLAHPAQLAALRADPKLLDGAVEELARYDGPVPLAIRRFPVEDLTIGGVTVPAGETVLLSLAAAHRDPRRFPEPDRLDLTRDATGHLTLGHGIHYCLGAPLARMETAIALTALFDRFPDLTLACPPQDLRHRSSMRSRGLVALPVRTAAPRD, from the coding sequence ATGAGCGAGACAACTGCCCTCGGTGCGGGCGGCATTGACCCCGTAGAGCTGTTCGACGATCCCTACGCCGTCTACGGCCGGCTCCGTGAGGAAGGGCCGGTGCACCGCATCACCGGTACGGACGGCCTGCCCGCCTGGCTGGTCACCCGCTACGACGACGTGCGACAGGCCCTCGCCGACCGGCGCCTGTCCCTGGACAAGAGCCACGGCACGCCCGGCGGCTACCGGGGCATGGCTCTGCCGCCCGCGCTGGACGCCAACCTGCTGAACATGGACCCCCCGGACCACACCCGGATCCGCAGGCTGGTCTCCCAGGCGTTCACCCCCCGCCGCATCGAGCGGCTGCGCGACCCCGTGCGGCGCATCGCGGACCGGCTCCTGGACGCGCGGCGCGGGGACGAGGAGTTCGATCTGATCGCCGCCTACGCCGCCCCGCTGCCGATCGCCGTGATCTGCGACCTCCTGGGCATCCCCGAAGACAGCAGGCCCGACTTCCGCGACTGGACCGACGCGCTCGTGGCACCCGACCCGACGCGCCCTGCCCGGGCCCGTGACGCCGTCGGCCGGCTGCTGGCCTTCTTCACCGGCCTTCTCGCGGACCGGCGAAGGAGTCCGGGCGACGACCTGCTCTCCGCGCTCATCGCCGTACGCGACGAGGAAGACCGCCTGAGCGAGGACGAGTTGATGTCCCTGGCCTTCCTCATCCTGGTCGCCGGGTACGAGAACACCGTCCACCTCATCGGCAACGCCGTCGCCGCGCTGCTCGCCCATCCCGCGCAACTGGCCGCGCTGCGGGCGGATCCGAAGCTGCTGGACGGGGCCGTGGAGGAACTGGCCCGCTACGACGGCCCGGTGCCGCTGGCCATCCGGCGCTTCCCCGTCGAGGATCTCACCATCGGCGGCGTCACCGTACCCGCGGGGGAGACCGTGCTGCTGTCCCTGGCCGCCGCCCACCGGGACCCGCGCCGCTTCCCCGAGCCCGACCGGCTCGACCTCACCCGCGACGCCACCGGGCACCTCACCCTGGGACACGGCATCCACTACTGCCTCGGCGCCCCGCTCGCCCGGATGGAGACCGCGATCGCCCTCACCGCGCTCTTCGACCGCTTCCCGGACCTCACCCTGGCCTGCCCTCCGCAGGATCTGCGGCACCGCTCGTCCATGCGCTCGCGCGGCCTCGTCGCCCTGCCCGTACGGACGGCCGCGCCCCGTGACTGA
- a CDS encoding TetR/AcrR family transcriptional regulator: MTELEKGPTGRRRGRGARERILSASQQLFREQGINRTGMDQLCAAAEVSKRTAYQHFGGKDELVAEYLRGFDPSVLSGVFDRSDLTPRERLLAAFDIPPTTPLCPYIAAAVELHDSQHPASQYARDYKKAVAARFADTAREAGAADPGQLGEQLALLLDGAAARTRVLNADAFPTAAVIAAVLIDNALPAMADDDRRQEEALG, from the coding sequence ATGACGGAGTTGGAGAAGGGCCCGACGGGCCGCCGCCGCGGCCGGGGCGCCCGCGAGCGCATCCTCAGTGCGTCCCAGCAGCTGTTCCGCGAGCAGGGCATCAACCGCACCGGCATGGACCAGCTCTGCGCGGCGGCCGAGGTGTCCAAGCGCACGGCCTACCAGCACTTCGGCGGCAAGGACGAACTCGTCGCCGAGTACCTGCGCGGGTTCGACCCCTCTGTACTGTCCGGCGTGTTCGACCGCAGCGACCTCACGCCCCGCGAACGGCTTCTCGCCGCCTTCGACATCCCCCCCACCACCCCCCTGTGCCCCTACATCGCCGCCGCCGTCGAGCTCCACGACTCCCAACACCCCGCATCCCAGTACGCACGCGACTACAAGAAAGCGGTCGCCGCGCGGTTCGCCGACACCGCCCGCGAAGCCGGCGCCGCCGATCCCGGACAACTCGGCGAGCAGCTCGCGCTGCTCCTCGACGGCGCCGCGGCCCGCACCCGGGTCCTCAACGCTGACGCCTTCCCCACCGCCGCCGTCATCGCCGCCGTCCTCATCGACAACGCCCTCCCCGCCATGGCCGACGATGACCGGCGACAGGAGGAAGCACTCGGCTGA
- a CDS encoding SDR family NAD(P)-dependent oxidoreductase: MGKLDGKVAVITGGTTGMALAGAKLFVDEGAHVFITGRRREALDEAVRQIGRNVTGVQGDAADLADLDRLYDTVKREKGSLDVLWASAGGGEPALLGEITEAQFDTWFGLNARGTLFTVQKALPLLNDGGSILMTGSNASLGAFPGWSVYAGSKAVQQAWARIWLNELKDRRIRVNVLTPGQVATAKQEELFDEATKRQFESLIPRGRMGRPDEIATVALFLASDDSSYVNGMELVADGGTTAV; this comes from the coding sequence ATGGGCAAGCTCGACGGCAAGGTAGCGGTCATCACCGGCGGCACCACCGGCATGGCGCTGGCCGGCGCGAAGCTGTTCGTCGACGAGGGAGCGCACGTCTTCATCACCGGCCGCCGCCGGGAAGCCCTGGACGAGGCCGTGCGGCAGATCGGCCGCAACGTCACCGGTGTCCAGGGCGACGCCGCCGACCTGGCCGACCTGGACCGCCTCTACGACACCGTCAAGCGGGAGAAGGGCAGCCTCGACGTGCTGTGGGCCAGCGCCGGCGGCGGCGAGCCCGCCCTGCTCGGCGAGATCACCGAGGCCCAGTTCGACACCTGGTTCGGGCTCAACGCCCGCGGCACCCTGTTCACCGTCCAGAAGGCGCTTCCGCTCCTCAACGACGGCGGCTCCATCCTCATGACCGGCTCCAACGCCTCCCTCGGCGCCTTCCCCGGCTGGAGCGTCTACGCCGGCAGCAAGGCCGTCCAGCAGGCCTGGGCCCGCATCTGGCTCAACGAGCTCAAGGACCGGCGTATCCGCGTCAACGTTCTGACCCCCGGCCAGGTCGCCACCGCCAAGCAGGAAGAACTCTTCGACGAGGCCACCAAGCGCCAGTTCGAGTCGCTCATCCCCCGCGGCCGGATGGGCCGCCCCGACGAAATCGCCACCGTCGCCCTCTTCCTCGCCTCCGACGACTCCAGCTATGTCAACGGCATGGAACTGGTCGCGGACGGCGGCACCACAGCCGTCTGA
- a CDS encoding VOC family protein has product MTVRRVVPNVQSEAARESREFYDLLGFEEVMNHGWIMTLASPSSPTAQISFMTSDRTAPVTPDMSVEVDDVDAAYAAMRESGAEIVHPLQDEEWGVRRFFVRDPNGRVVNVLSHR; this is encoded by the coding sequence ATGACCGTTCGCCGTGTCGTACCCAATGTCCAGTCGGAAGCCGCGCGGGAGAGCCGGGAGTTCTACGACCTGCTCGGTTTCGAGGAGGTCATGAACCACGGCTGGATCATGACGCTCGCGTCCCCGTCCAGTCCGACGGCGCAGATCAGCTTCATGACCAGTGACAGAACCGCACCGGTCACTCCCGACATGAGCGTCGAAGTGGATGACGTGGACGCGGCCTACGCGGCCATGCGGGAGAGCGGGGCGGAGATCGTTCACCCCCTGCAGGACGAGGAGTGGGGGGTGCGGCGGTTCTTCGTCCGTGACCCCAACGGCCGGGTGGTCAACGTACTGAGCCACCGCTGA
- a CDS encoding TetR/AcrR family transcriptional regulator, giving the protein MFADKPATALPPLRQRRRAAAMREIVDAAERQITEHGPHALSLRAVARDLGMTVQGLYHYFPNRDALVTTLVAKAYDDLGDAVTAAVAAAAHEPAAQRFLAAAEGYRNWAVTHVERFQLLYGAPLRHYEAPAEGPTTQAMRRLSMIFQREMFDGFTTAQLAAADTRALSPTLRAYLEPLIPHGPETLPPPATALLVGAWGHMHGMVVLEAFGHTSFIGEHQAELFRMAMRDLLEDLHRRIRAGQEPPSGSRG; this is encoded by the coding sequence ATGTTCGCCGACAAGCCCGCGACGGCGCTGCCGCCCCTGCGTCAACGACGCCGAGCCGCCGCCATGCGGGAGATCGTGGACGCCGCCGAGCGTCAGATCACCGAGCACGGGCCGCACGCCCTGTCCCTGCGAGCGGTCGCCCGCGACCTGGGCATGACCGTGCAAGGGCTCTACCACTACTTCCCGAACCGGGACGCCCTCGTCACGACGTTGGTGGCCAAGGCGTACGACGACCTGGGCGACGCCGTGACGGCGGCCGTCGCCGCGGCGGCCCACGAACCGGCCGCACAGCGGTTCCTGGCCGCCGCCGAGGGCTACCGCAACTGGGCCGTCACCCACGTCGAACGGTTCCAACTGCTGTACGGCGCACCGCTGCGCCACTACGAGGCACCCGCCGAGGGCCCGACCACCCAGGCGATGCGGCGACTGAGCATGATCTTCCAGCGGGAGATGTTCGACGGGTTCACCACGGCACAACTCGCCGCGGCCGACACCCGGGCGCTCTCGCCGACTCTGCGGGCGTACCTGGAACCCCTCATCCCGCACGGCCCGGAAACCCTGCCGCCCCCCGCGACCGCTCTCCTCGTCGGCGCCTGGGGGCACATGCACGGCATGGTCGTACTGGAGGCCTTCGGGCACACCTCCTTCATCGGCGAACACCAGGCGGAGCTCTTCCGCATGGCCATGCGTGACCTGCTGGAGGACCTCCATCGCCGCATACGCGCCGGCCAGGAGCCGCCAAGCGGGTCGCGGGGCTGA